The proteins below are encoded in one region of Nitrospinaceae bacterium:
- a CDS encoding chorismate mutase encodes MTEGLDDFRRRIDECDKALVELINKRLGICLEVGDFKAERGMEVRHPDREMEVIDRAAAHNGGPCPDDAVKKVFRLLIDTAVELEENHDIARPEK; translated from the coding sequence ATGACTGAAGGGCTCGATGATTTCAGGCGCCGCATCGATGAGTGTGATAAGGCACTTGTCGAACTTATCAACAAACGCCTTGGTATCTGTCTTGAAGTTGGGGATTTTAAGGCCGAGCGCGGCATGGAAGTGCGCCACCCCGATAGAGAGATGGAGGTCATCGACAGGGCAGCCGCCCACAATGGGGGGCCATGCCCCGATGATGCTGTGAAGAAAGTTTTTCGCCTGCTTATCGATACCGCTGTTGAACTCGAAGAGAATCACGATATCGCCCGTCCCGAGAAATAA